The Christiangramia flava JLT2011 genome has a segment encoding these proteins:
- a CDS encoding efflux RND transporter permease subunit, with the protein MKNLHSKYKYPLLALGVLLLLAGGYTYQKMQTGLFPNITFPKIKVIADAGQQPVDKMMTTVTIPLENIIRRTEGLQYIRSVTSRGSCEISVFLNWDMDINTARSQIESYIQQSKEEILPNTSFSVEKMNPSILPVMGYSVEGDGSLSQVDLKKIAKYQIKPYLLATEGVSDIAVIGGKDKEYEIILKPYALQNLQISIKDIQDAVNNSNILQSNGYITDYDRMYLNLTNNAIENLADLENVVVKSSTSRTIRLKDIAEIQVNQAKEYVKVLANGKNVPLLAIIKQPDANLIEVNNNIEKKVAELGSIIPKNVRIRPFYKQANFVNSSIRSIKDVLWIGLVLAILVVIIFLRSFSASMVIVFSIPLSLALTLLVMDAVGYTFNIMTLGAIAAAIGLMIDDVVIVIEQIHKIREEHPKKPLSWIAREAISHLFPAMVGSSLSTLLIFVPFILMTGVAGAYFKVMAYSMIIALAASFLVSWIIVPILAVVFSRGKEIRRKKEPKTRWIHKVLDLPLIGIGFAAICIAVLIIVPSKLNSGFLPEMDEGSIVMDYQSPGGTTLEETAAMLDQVNQILNEQPEVEAYSARLGTEMGFFITEPNSGDYLIKLKDKRQIATMEVADEIRKKIEAKLPALQVDFGQVIGDMLGDLISSVQPIEVKIFGDDISHLQELSKKIASEIEKIRGTADVNDGIILSGPEISVEPKNDVLARIGISPADLQLQLQTRIGGTIVSTMIDNEQLINIRLMYPQTYKNSIQDLQNFQVNIPGGSTLPLPQLASIQLKKGVAQVNRENLKSMGVVTARLDHRDLGSTLAEIQQKLAKNVSMPAGYHLEYGGSYKEQQQAFSELLLILILAILLVFIVILFLFRRIKIAVVIVGIAILGVAGCLLSLLLTGTPLNVGSYMGIIMIVGIIGENSIFTYRQYLEIENEKSHKEKIEYAIAARLRPKLMTAFAAIMALIPLALGIGAGAQLHQPLAIAVIGGMIFALPLLLIVLPTILKLIKE; encoded by the coding sequence TTCTTTTGGCGGGAGGCTACACCTACCAGAAAATGCAGACCGGCTTGTTCCCCAATATCACATTCCCGAAAATCAAGGTCATCGCTGATGCCGGCCAGCAACCGGTGGATAAGATGATGACCACGGTGACCATCCCATTGGAAAATATCATCAGGCGTACCGAAGGCTTGCAATATATTCGAAGCGTTACTTCGCGTGGCAGCTGTGAAATTTCAGTTTTCCTGAATTGGGATATGGACATCAATACCGCTCGTAGCCAGATAGAATCCTACATTCAGCAGTCGAAAGAAGAAATCCTTCCCAATACCAGTTTTTCCGTAGAAAAAATGAATCCTTCCATTCTTCCCGTAATGGGATACTCGGTGGAAGGTGATGGCAGCCTGTCGCAGGTAGACCTTAAAAAGATTGCAAAATACCAGATCAAACCCTATTTACTGGCTACTGAAGGGGTTTCAGATATTGCCGTCATCGGCGGGAAAGACAAGGAATATGAGATCATCCTGAAGCCTTATGCGCTTCAGAATCTTCAGATTTCGATAAAAGACATACAGGATGCCGTGAATAATTCCAATATCCTGCAATCCAACGGTTATATCACAGATTATGACCGAATGTATCTCAACCTTACCAATAACGCGATCGAGAACCTGGCCGACCTGGAAAATGTCGTGGTGAAAAGCAGCACGAGCAGGACGATCAGGCTGAAGGATATCGCGGAAATACAGGTAAACCAGGCGAAAGAATACGTAAAAGTCCTGGCCAACGGAAAAAACGTACCGCTTTTGGCCATTATCAAACAACCCGATGCCAATCTCATCGAGGTCAATAATAATATTGAAAAGAAAGTCGCGGAACTTGGAAGCATTATTCCCAAAAATGTAAGGATCAGGCCGTTTTACAAGCAGGCGAATTTCGTGAATTCCAGCATTCGCAGTATTAAAGACGTATTATGGATCGGGCTTGTTCTGGCAATCCTGGTGGTCATTATTTTTCTGCGGTCATTTTCTGCCAGCATGGTCATTGTGTTCAGCATTCCGCTGAGCCTGGCACTCACGCTACTGGTCATGGATGCTGTAGGTTATACCTTTAATATCATGACCCTGGGAGCTATCGCCGCTGCAATTGGGCTCATGATCGATGATGTGGTGATCGTGATCGAACAGATCCATAAAATAAGGGAAGAACATCCCAAAAAACCCCTCAGCTGGATCGCCCGCGAAGCCATTTCGCATCTATTTCCTGCAATGGTTGGATCGTCGCTCAGCACTTTGCTCATCTTCGTGCCTTTTATTTTGATGACTGGCGTGGCGGGCGCTTACTTCAAGGTGATGGCATACAGCATGATCATCGCTCTGGCGGCTTCCTTTCTGGTTTCGTGGATCATCGTTCCCATTCTCGCCGTGGTTTTTTCCCGCGGAAAAGAGATCCGGCGGAAAAAAGAACCCAAAACCCGCTGGATCCATAAAGTATTGGATCTTCCGTTGATCGGGATCGGTTTTGCGGCAATCTGTATAGCGGTACTGATCATTGTTCCTTCAAAGCTGAATTCCGGTTTTTTACCCGAAATGGATGAAGGCAGTATTGTAATGGATTACCAAAGTCCCGGTGGCACGACCCTCGAAGAGACTGCTGCGATGCTCGACCAGGTGAATCAAATCCTGAATGAACAACCGGAAGTTGAAGCGTATTCAGCAAGACTTGGAACCGAAATGGGATTTTTCATCACCGAACCCAACAGCGGGGACTACCTCATCAAATTAAAGGATAAACGCCAGATTGCCACCATGGAAGTGGCCGACGAGATCCGGAAGAAGATCGAAGCCAAGCTACCCGCACTTCAGGTAGATTTTGGGCAGGTAATTGGTGATATGCTGGGTGATCTCATCAGTTCGGTTCAGCCAATCGAGGTCAAGATCTTCGGGGACGATATTTCGCATTTGCAGGAACTTTCAAAAAAGATAGCTTCAGAAATCGAAAAGATCAGAGGAACGGCTGATGTCAATGACGGGATCATACTCTCCGGCCCGGAAATTTCCGTAGAACCGAAAAATGATGTACTGGCAAGAATCGGGATTTCCCCGGCCGATCTGCAGCTGCAACTGCAAACCCGTATTGGCGGTACGATCGTGAGCACAATGATCGATAATGAGCAGCTCATCAATATTCGCCTGATGTATCCGCAGACCTATAAAAATTCTATTCAGGATCTTCAGAATTTCCAGGTAAATATCCCTGGTGGCTCCACGCTGCCGCTTCCGCAACTGGCAAGCATCCAGCTGAAAAAAGGAGTGGCCCAGGTAAACCGGGAAAACCTGAAATCTATGGGCGTGGTGACCGCCAGGCTGGATCATCGCGATCTTGGTTCCACGCTGGCTGAAATTCAGCAGAAACTGGCAAAAAATGTTAGCATGCCAGCCGGATATCATCTAGAATATGGCGGCTCCTATAAAGAGCAGCAACAGGCCTTCAGCGAACTACTACTCATCCTGATCCTCGCGATCCTGCTCGTGTTCATCGTCATTCTATTCCTCTTCCGAAGGATTAAAATTGCCGTGGTGATCGTGGGAATTGCCATTTTAGGGGTTGCGGGATGCCTGTTGAGCCTTTTGTTAACCGGCACGCCACTAAACGTGGGTAGCTATATGGGAATCATCATGATCGTAGGGATCATTGGCGAAAACTCGATCTTTACCTACCGGCAGTACCTGGAAATTGAAAATGAAAAAAGCCATAAGGAAAAGATCGAATATGCCATTGCTGCCCGTTTGCGACCCAAATTAATGACCGCTTTTGCAGCCATTATGGCCTTAATTCCCCTCGCTCTGGGAATTGGTGCCGGGGCTCAATTGCACCAGCCGCTGGCTATCGCCGTGATAGGCGGGATGATCTTTGCGCTTCCCTTACTGCTCATCGTGCTCCCCACCATATTAAAACTGATCAAAGAATAA